The Radiobacillus deserti genomic interval TACGCTTTAGGTGTTACAACTCTTCCTCGTGGCGTCCGTTGAATAAACCCAATCTGCAATAAATATGGCTCATATACATCTTCAATCGTTTGGGATTCTTCTCCTATAGTCGCAGCAATTGTGTCTAATCCAACAGGACCACCTTGAAATCCATCCATAATTCCTAACAATAGCTTATGATCAATGTGGTCCAGTCCCACTTGATCTACCTGCAGCATTTCTAACGCTTTAGTCGTTGTGTCAAGCGAGATTTCTGTTTCTCCTTTTACTTGTGAAATATCTCGAACCCTTTTCAACAGACGATTCGCGATACGGGGCGTTCCTCGTGACCGTCTGGCAATCTCATTTGCAGCATTTTCACTTATTTGCACATGAAAAATCTCGGAGGTTCTTTCTACTATTTTACACAAATCGGCATTTTCATAGTACTCTAGCCTGCTTAAAACACCAAATCGATCCCGCAGTGGTGCAGTCAGTAAGCCTGCACGTGTTGTTGCACCTACAAGTGTAAATGGAGGTAAATCTATTCTTACAGAACGAGCA includes:
- the ruvB gene encoding Holliday junction branch migration DNA helicase RuvB, with the protein product MDDRMISGELLHDDEGIEQSLRPTSLQQYIGQHKVKENLAIFIEAAQMRNEPLDHVLLYGPPGLGKTTLASIIANEMGVQFRTTSGPAIERAGDLAAILSSLEAGDVLFIDEIHRLPRSVEEVLYPAMEDFCLDIVIGSGPSARSVRIDLPPFTLVGATTRAGLLTAPLRDRFGVLSRLEYYENADLCKIVERTSEIFHVQISENAANEIARRSRGTPRIANRLLKRVRDISQVKGETEISLDTTTKALEMLQVDQVGLDHIDHKLLLGIMDGFQGGPVGLDTIAATIGEESQTIEDVYEPYLLQIGFIQRTPRGRVVTPKAYEHFHREVPQA